A window of Daucus carota subsp. sativus chromosome 2, DH1 v3.0, whole genome shotgun sequence genomic DNA:
ACATTGTAACAATAATGCCAAAGAAGATTCTCCTTCGCCTTCAATATGGAGAGTTGTGTGCCGCATTTGCTTGGACCGGGTGAAATCAACAGTTTCCATCGTGAACTTGTCATTTACAATGAATTTTCCATCAAACACTTTGAGTGATGCTAATGCAGGGAGATCAGATGCATCACAGTAGTCTGAGTTGTAATTCCTTATAAATTCCAACTCATTCAACCCTTTTAGTttcaacttttttaattttgtttctgGTGAAAGTTTATAAGCTGGAAGGTACAAGTGCTTTAACTTGGTCAGTCTCCAAAGCACATCGGGAATTCTAGCTTCGTCCGCGTCCAGCCTCAGATCAAGGGTTTCCAGATTTCTAAGGTTACCTATCGTCGATGGCAACTCTTTCAAAGAACAATGACGTAAACTCAGATACTTTAGGTAGACTAGCTTAGATATGCTTCTGATTTGCTTCTGATTTGCTTCTTTAAACTCGTAACCATTCACTACCAATACTCTAAGCAGCTTGAATTTCTTCAGACAAAGGATGTCTTCTGGCCACACTCCTGGAATTCCATATATGTAACCTTTCCATATCAAGAGAGATCGGATATGTGAAATCACATGTTGATCGTAAGGTTTTATCATTGATGTATTCACATTATAGTAAGAACGAATGTACAATCTGCGCACAATGCTTGGTCGGAATACATTCTTGTCACCGGGGGGACGAATACACAACGCGGGTTCAATACTTGCTTGGCTCTCATCCTCAGTTTTTTTCGGAAAATGAATAGCATTAATGACCTTTTCCTCCTCTACTTTAGACAAGCACAAGTCTCGAATAAGATCATGAATACGGCAAGTTTTATACTTTGACCAGTACTCTCCTTCGAATTCCCTTGTTTCAACTTGAACAAGACTTCTGTGTGCTAATTCATCCAGATAGCGTTCCGCTACATCCAACATCATGTCGCCTTTTGCTTTATCGTCTACTGAGATTAGACCTTCTGCCATCCAGTACATGTACAAATCTTCGGTGCTTATTACTTCATCCTCCTCATAATTGGCGAAACAAAGAAAACAATACCTCAAAACAGGAGGTAAGCTATCATAACTCAATCCCAAAACCTGTCTCACATTGTAGTATTCATCATCATTAGCTACTCTTTCACCTTTAGCCAAGTAGAAAGAAATATCTTTGTTTATTTTCTCCCACTCTCTTAACGATTTGCCTTTAAGAATTCCTCCTAGTGACGAAATTGCCAGTGGTAAAAGTTTGCATCTTTTAACCATGTTCATTCCTATGCTTTTCAAGGCATCCatttcttctgcaaacacattttagtgatatataatataattatacaacCGTTGTCACAAAAACCAGTTCTTTTCACGAAATGACTGATTGACTTCTTCTAAAAGGCACTATAAATTGgcaatatgttattaataaaacaaaaaaagattAGTGTTTAGTTATAAATGGTAGATTTTTCGACCAGGAAAATCAAGTTTTTAGTTAGGTCAGAATAACATTTTAACATTTTGACATCCCCTGTTGAAATATCTGCACGAGACTGATCAGGAGAAGTAGTACTGTATATGTGTGACAAAAAATCATACTCGATTATTTCAACATAATATCATATATGCGTGTTATGTATATGTTGTCATATTATACGTTTCGAACTCTAAAGTTATACGCACTATGCCTTCCAAGGCATCCGATAAAATTGGAACTCTGACATTATACACCCGtgcaaaaatatcatcaatatattagtagtatataaaatgattatataagTTATCGCAAATCTAACCTGGAAGGTTATGTATTCCTGCTTTCTTCGAAAGAAGTTCCCAACCCTCATCTGCTGTCAATCCGATCACTTTATGCATCTGACCTGTATTAGCCACATTCTGATAACGAGTTGTGAGTAGAATTTTGCTACCGCTAGAAGTCTCCCCAATCGGAAATGCGGGCTTTAGGATTTTCCAGGAATCAACTGTCCAGATATCATCAATAACTACCAgacaatttgtttctttttgAAGTTTGTAGAGTTCTCCCACCAGTTCTTCAACAGTCATCTTCTCTGAAACTTCTTTGTTACCAAGTTCTTTTAAAACTCTCCTGAAAACTTTTTGTCTATCAAATTGTTGAGTGATACAAACCCAAGCAAAAGCTTTGAAATGAGCTCTAATTGTTGCATGATTGTAAAGTCTTTTAGCAAGAGTAGTTTTTCCTTGACCTCCCATTCCGCAAATTGAAATAACTTCACAATCATTATCAGCTTCCATCAATTGAGGGATCAATTTGTCTATATCCTCTTTCATCCCAGTAAAGTCTTTATCGACATCATGAGAATAGAAAATCCTACGGCTCCTGAGATTGACAAGTGAATTCGAGGTTGTCCCTTCTTCTAAACCTTTTGTAATACCATATCTTTGTAGACATGCAGTAAGTTCAACGAGCTTATCCTTTATATCATTGATCTCAGTAGCAATATCATGACGACTCTTCAATTCACACAAAAAGCAAGCAACTTTTTTTAACATCTGCATCAAGCACGATCTTGGCTGCTTGTTTGCGACATCCATTGCGAAAGTCTCAATAACATCTTCTATTTTAAAAGCAAGCTCTTTTATTTCTGCCACCCATTTTCGTACTCTTTTGTCTCGATTTTGTATAATATCAGCTTCTTCTAGAAAACATTGCATTCTTTCCAGCTCGCGCTCGACTTTTTTAATTTCGTCACTCACTCCACGTAGCAATGTGGCTTCAGAAATTAACAGCTCTCCAAGCCTTTCTGCAACAATAGAAACCACTGCATCGGCCATTTCTACAATAGTAGGACAATATCAATACTGTTGGTTTAGATGTTGATAAATGTCAAGAAAAGCAAAGTTGTAATAGGAAGTGAATCTAATACTGTTGGTTTAGATAAGAAGTGGCAAAATATATgattggtttggtttcggttctCGTAAAATGGATTTAATTTGGATAAATGAACCAAAATCATTTCCAAACCATATATTAAGAAATgtggttatggttttagtttgaattatggATAAACTAGTTTAATAAGAAAAAACAAGTATCATATgatgaacaaaaattaatacactcAAGTGACAATATAATGAATAGTAAATATAAGAATAGCATGTGTGAGTTTGTGAGTTGATGCAGTGGTTCAAGGACTTCTCCAAGAAAGGTCATGAGTTCAAATCTATGGGGTGTGCGTGTGTTGTAActagcaaaaagaaagaaaaaaaaagcatAAATATAGTTAGATCCATATTTTGTGAAAAATGTGAGAATAGAAACCAAACTAAATCCATTTTCTTAAATATGATTTCATTTTCTTAAACTTTAGATGTGATAAATGTCAAGAAAAGCAAAGCTTGTGAAGCTTTAGAATTCAACGctcttaaaatttgaaaagcaAAGCTTGTGAGATTTGAATAGAATTCAACGCTGTTAAAAAGAGCCTGGTAGTTTACCAGTTAGCACAACAGAAGCTCTAGCACATATAGAACATCTTATATTTCAGCGGTGATAGAAAACTTACATGACTGTTCAGTGCAAGCCGTTTCCTCTCTGCACGGTTAACTGCCTTCTGGTTTCCACAACGCGTATATAATCAGGGATGTGAAGTAGTTTTGTAAGAAATTCTTAATTGCACAGATATATTTCTCAGAGCATGTGCAGTGTATGGGTTCACTTACCCTTCCCTAGCTGACGATTTCTAACCACCTCACCCCGAAGTCTATTTATAAAAAGGTAACCTTAACTCATCAAATATTAAAAGTCCACTCCCTTATTTTAGAGGAACtttatattattgttgttgttgtcattatttttgttattattattatatttaaatagatgattttataaaaatgattgaCCGTCCATTAATATTAAATGTCTGATTCACTGACCAATTCATTTTAACAGTCCTGAGAGCCAATTACATCGGCGCTAAGAACATgagagtactccctccgtctcattttaactgcttttgacttttttacacgttttttaagatgttaaaaaaattacatctaaacatgattattttctataaaatttatatcaaataaaagtttagagtctaaacttttatttgatataagaattgaaattttttattgagtgtagatattgtttttttacacctcaatatacgtgttaaaaagtcaaacatcagttaaaatgagacagagggagtattatttttctGTTTGATTACGGAGGAGTTGATAGCAAATAAAGGTTATTTTACATGCCCACAAATCAAAACGATCCAGCCAAAAAAATCTGGAAACACCTGTCCAGAGATACCTTTTGAAACCTGTGTATCTGGTGTGGTTGATTTACTGAAATCATGTGACATTTTGTCAACGCCTGCCAGAGTTTTGCtaattagatttatttattcattaatTAACACACTCAATTATTTAAGAAGTCGACTTTTATCTTTCTTAAcctgtttttataaaaattcagaATCACTTATAAAATTAAAGCTGAAAATGTTaactattttcaaaaaatttataatttttcaaacagtttaatcacttattaATCTTAATTTACTCCTCATTAATGCatttttttattctaagtaataaacattttttttaaatttatacgaACAACCCTATATTATTATGAGGAGCACGTAAACGTCGAAAGGCATAGCAAAAGCATCTTTCGAGGAGACTTTTCATCAGCGCCGGTAGTTGAGAGTTGTTAGCGCAATTCAAAcagtgatttaaatatttaaatttgaacgATTTGATCTATATCCAACCTAGATTTCGATTTAAACTAAACCGATAAATAGTGTCGGTCTAAATTTAGTTCGCACTATTCTTTCTAATgacaaaatataaactttttgttttttatgtatttaattaataaattgattatatgttgatataatttttaaacaattatcaattatgtttaatattttttatttacttatatCACACACACATAGGGtactactccaatacaaactactaaatacaaaccaatgtCATGGTAAGGGTTTTGGGACCGGAGATcgaccccgagatgggcctagacggggtctaagtggggcctagcCTAGTGAGACCATGAGTCAAGTTTTGACTCTTTAGACTGTCTGGAGCCTGTCCAGGGTTTGTGTGGAGCTTTGTGTGGACCCCGAGATGACATATAGGGGttggtgatgacatataggggtgaGTGATGTCATTTAtgtatagtttctcttggtttgtattttaatttttattttagtggtttgtatttgaacaattgcatatatatataggggcttactccactagaaaTTAGAAATTAGTCCCTGGCGAGTTTTTCATCGCTGTTCTTAACTACAAAAAAATACTCATTTGTATATGAGAAATCACTAAATTATACATGCAAAATCtgacaaatatagatatataaatacccATATATACAAAGTATATCATCATCGTCTTCAATCATAATACGTTGATAAAATTCCTGGATCATTATCAACCCTTCCACTACTGCCGCCTTTACTTACAATCATGATTTGCTTATCACTGTTTGTCATCATAGCTTGCCACTACTAATAACTATTTACCATCACCACACACCTCATCCCGTCATTTGCTACCATCATAGACCTTCTACAACTATAATTAatcatcaataatcgaccaCCACGACTATCAATCATaagctctgttctaaaagtcggtaattaatcacgattaatcaccgattaatccatgttccgtagctcgccgaactgattaaatctccgattaatcaccgatcaatctgaataatccccgattaattcaattaatctccgattaatccttgttcagtgacttcaccgattaagtacGATTCGGAACATTacgaattttaagaaaaaattagttgaatatCCGGTTTTCTTGTCTATATCTAATAAATATACTAAATTAAATTGAGTTATGTGTATATGTGTGGTAGTCAAACATGAAAATTTGTATTCAAAGAGTATTACCAGGGCCGGCTCTACATACAGGCCATTTAGGCGATCGCCTAAGCCCTCCAGATTTTTGAGGccccaaaaaatatataatactaatagatatATCTATATGTGCAAAAATTGAAAGTTGAAAATTAATGTATAGATCCGGTAAAGGACtgtgatataaataataatttatacttttgtttttataagaaataaataaatataattagttgtatttattatttttcactcgaataataatttttctacttATATCTATAACATAATAAATGTCAATTAATGATTATTTTCTCGAAAATTTAATCTAAATACAAGTTGTAGTTGTCAAAAAAGAGGCCACAATTATCATAAAATGAGATATTGAAcgttatttatatgtatatatcaattcatttttatttgaattcttttgatttctaacttttttttataattttttactttCTAACTTTTGGTTTTAATAGTACACTATTGTACATTAAATTTtccaaatattattaaattatttagaaataaagaatatattaaaatcatgtaaattattaatattaaatttagaatATCTATTATtgaaagatattttatttacctaaaaataataagtatctTCGTATTAAACCATTCatatactttatatttttataataaaaataccaATGTATTCGTtgctcataaaaaaaatattttgagatGACTTCGGTcccaaaaaaaatatcatgaagAAAAGACCTAATGttctatcatatatatattaaataatgatttgtttttaattatatatatacttgtatttATTTGGTAAtgttattttgtaatatttaaatgatatatcaatattttcatcaatataatcaaggcctcatttttatttttgcctAAGGCCGCGGAATGTCTTGAGCCGGCCCTAAGTATTACTTGAGaaaacattcaaaaaatgcTTTGGAAAAAAATGCTTCAGAAAGAGAAATGCgacaagtattttaatttttttttccaaagggTACATTGAAAATGAGATGTAGGGAGTAATAAGTTCTAATGTATCGTCCTCCGGGAATAATTACCATAGCTTGATGGATCTTGAACCAGTAAGATGTAAAAGAACTGATCGCAATAAGTTGAGGTGTCGTAAAGATGTGGTTCCTGATGCAAAAGTACTGCGAGTCTGCGAGCTGCACATACACAGAGGCCGTTGAAAAATGGTAGTATAAATACagaaacggtttttctagtgtgtgtccatgggcatatgctaagcgcggagttttataaatttgggaggttttgattggtgtggttgttggaTTTGCAGGGGCTTAACATGTGCCCATGAGCGCACACCAGAAAAACCCATACAGAAATTATTTTGCTGCCTTTTGTGATCGTGGTGGGGACTTTGGATTTCGCATCATCATGATCATGAGCCTTGATCTTTTGACCGGCCTTTCTTGAAAAAGTAATTGTGGGTGTATAACAAGAGGATAAGTGATCGGAGGTTCCTGATGCAGGGTGGCTTTTTTCATTGTTGAGTCTTTGATCATCATTAAGTACTTTTGAATTCTCAACACTAGAACTCCCCCTTGCATCATCATACCTTCGTACCTTTGATCACAACCATCGTGaaaaagagcattcatcatctCACTATTCTCTTCATGACATCTTTGATTATCATAACTGAATTCATAAGTACTAGTGTCTCCTCCTCCACTATAACTCCAGATCCTGAATAGCAGCCATTTTCTTGTTGGCTTTAGTGCTGCCACGGAAGATACCTAATCTGCCATGCATCTTTGTTAAACGAGCAAAAACATAAACACATTTTTCATTACCACTGAGTCGACGAGTCATCCGCTGGGTTATCCACTGAGTCGACGAGTCATCGAAAATCTTCCATGAAGTGGCGTTGGGACCCTAAATCTCCTTCTCCTGGATCTCATCCCAAGAAAGTGTACCCTGAATCTTGGGTTTCAGAGAGTCCTCTAACTGTTAGTTGGATCAAATTTGAAACCTGGGGGAAGCTTCTTAGAGTCCATGGTTTATGATGTTTTAACAGAAAAATGTAAGAAGGAAAGTAGTGCGGCCCGGCACAGCGCAAGTCGCTTTCAAACCCGAAAAGCCCGGAAAAGCCAGCTCACTACTTGCGGTTTAAGTGTATCTACATACTACCTCTgcatatgacgctttgactttggtACGTGCTTGGATCGGAtagttaataatattatattttaaattttttttttctgaataaaatttttgattatatattattatacaaaaaaaaaatttaaaaaaaagcaTTTAAAAATATGTGCCAAAAGTTCATATAAAAACAGGATGTATAAAAGAACAAGCAGTAAATTCTAATCACTTATTGTCACAATAGATGGTAAATTATTGTctcttcaattttttattttagatacCATTTTAATTCACATAATTAGACACTTTAATGTTTAcggtttattattaaattatttattatgtgacaaaatttaagaaaaatttacaTGAGTCTacctaatatataattttaaaattttatgtaaattCTAATCTTAAACAAAAAATCTCATTCTTGTTGCAAATACTTGTAAACTTTGGGAACAAACATTTATCAAAGtgaaatactttaaaatttatataaaatgatatgatcatattatttaaaatttaaaataaaatatatgttttcgAATACAATTTAgagataattcaattttatattgattttattgttagaaaattgaaattttaaaaaaaaaatcaattttattactTATCCTAAATTCtgtaaaaaagaaattttacgTGCCACAATGACGATGATGATTAGGcaaaaaaaatttgacaaaCTTAGAATATTGTAACATATTTCTGATTCGATTGCTTTGGTGACATTCAGAATCATAACATAAAAGTAATTGCTCTGAGGATGGTGTGACATGTTTGGAATAAATTTTATTCCATATCATAATTAAAGTTTTATATTATGAATATCTTTGATTCGAACATTTTAAATTGAAGCTATATAGTAAAAATTTAGTCTttaaactaatataattatactgagccaaaaagatattaaaatctCCATGAATTAGTTATTTCACCGTGAAACTTGcatttattcaattattattatatactcaCAATTAACAAACTAGTTGGAAACAAAGAcacttaataaatataatctccaataaataaaaaaaatagtcagtaatgaaacaacaataatttattaattacctCTATAAATTCATTATAGTGCATatccttttcttttaatttaacgCTTCCATAGATGAAATTGGTCAATCATTTATGCAAATTAAAAAGtatcttttataatttaaaaactgaagatattattttaaaacaaattagattatttttgataatataaacttataactatttttgagaaaataaatttataattacttaattttattttatatattccctccgtccctatttattctagtccactttggaagtaaaaatttgtccctatttatctgtccatttatactttcaaaactaatttaatgatagtttttcaaatatatctccataatttcaattttcaaggcttgacttatttaaaacttggttgaattcatgttttcaagacataaagtagggatattccatcattttcaagatattaattagaggtatttaatgaaaaagtttatacaatcaattactccctctgttttttaatatatgacgtttgactttttgacacacacttttaagtgctttgaccggatagttaaaaatattatttttgaatttttctttttctgaataaaaatatacaatcaaaattttaattcacaaaaaaaatcaatcaaaaataataatttctactatccggtcaacccacctaaagttacgtgcccaagtcaaaagtgtcatataaaaaaaaacagagagagtattTTTTAGTATgcgtttttttccaaaatggacagataaaaagggacgtacaaaattcaagaaaaattaaattaatttaacaagACAGTTTAGATTTAGAAGGGCACCAAAAATCTCAGAACTTTAAACAATCGAATCTAATCTCAGATGCTTCGTAACTCTGagcaaaattcttaaaaaagagAACCACTTGAACTCGGAGAAGTCATCCTTACATCCTAGTTATAAATTACCAATACACACactgaaacacacacacacaaaacacaTACATCTACTCGCTTTTCTGTCCCACCAAACACCTCTCTCAATCATGTCCGGCGGTGGAAACGACGTCGCCCCGGGCGAGTTTCTACTCCAACTCCTCCGCAATCCACCTCAGCAGCCACGTCACCATCCACCCTCGCCACAACCACTACAGCAGAACCCCCAAATCATAACCTACGATCCGGCCATCGCCGTTGTGAGGGCCGCCCCCGGCGGCGCCCCGACAATTTCGCCGACAATTTCGAGGGGGTTCCAGAACAACATTCTCAATCAGAATCTTCATGTGAATTATGGTAATAGCGGGGGTTTTCGTCCTCACTTTGCTCCACACAACTTTTTTATgcaaaaccctaaccctaatttgATGGTGCCTTCTTCTTCACCTCCAAGACCTAGTTTTGATCAAATTCAGGCTCACAGTCAGCAGTTGGGAGTTGATAATGTGGTAAAGTTGGGGTCTTCATCGAATTCGAGTTCGAGACAGGTGCATAGTGTACAGAGTGATATGATGTTTGGGTCTTTCGATGTTAGGGGTAATGCTGGTGGTGGGTTGTCTAGTTTGAATGGGAATTTGGGAAATAGGCTTCCGaatgcttttgatactgagttTCATAAGGCTCTTGAGAGGAATCAATATAATGGTGGTGGTGGTAGATGGGGGCCTACGCCTGTTAGGCGACCGCCACCACCCGGGTTTAACAATGATAGGAGTGGTA
This region includes:
- the LOC108206989 gene encoding putative disease resistance protein At1g50180 isoform X2, yielding MQCFLEEADIIQNRDKRVRKWVAEIKELAFKIEDVIETFAMDVANKQPRSCLMQMLKKVACFLCELKSRHDIATEINDIKDKLVELTACLQRYGITKGLEEGTTSNSLVNLRSRRIFYSHDVDKDFTGMKEDIDKLIPQLMEADNDCEVISICGMGGQGKTTLAKRLYNHATIRAHFKAFAWVCITQQFDRQKVFRRVLKELGNKEVSEKMTVEELVGELYKLQKETNCLVVIDDIWTVDSWKILKPAFPIGETSSGSKILLTTRYQNVANTGQMHKVIGLTADEGWELLSKKAGIHNLPEEMDALKSIGMNMVKRCKLLPLAISSLGGILKGKSLREWEKINKDISFYLAKGERVANDDEYYNVRQVLGLSYDSLPPVLRYCFLCFANYEEDEVISTEDLYMYWMAEGLISVDDKAKGDMMLDVAERYLDELAHRSLVQVETREFEGEYWSKYKTCRIHDLIRDLCLSKVEEEKVINAIHFPKKTEDESQASIEPALCIRPPGDKNVFRPSIVRRLYIRSYYNVNTSMIKPYDQHVISHIRSLLIWKGYIYGIPGVWPEDILCLKKFKLLRVLVVNGYEFKEANQKQIRSISKLVYLKYLSLRHCSLKELPSTIGNLRNLETLDLRLDADEARIPDVLWRLTKLKHLYLPAYKLSPETKLKKLKLKGLNELEFIRNYNSDYCDASDLPALASLKVFDGKFIVNDKFTMETVDFTRSKQMRHTTLHIEGEGESSLALLLQCQFIDDLTVKMTCIIPEAYDHTRTHLSERLTKLCMYECDMEKDPMTLLQKLPNLRHLSLGYRAYWGKEMVCSSMGFPKLQGLKLMYLINLETWRVDEGAMPNLSSLEVSGCQKLKMLPEGLSHLKALKSLKMSSMLKSFTDRIKEVDGARGQDMDKVSHIPNIIITI
- the LOC108206989 gene encoding putative disease resistance protein At1g50180 isoform X1 gives rise to the protein MADAVVSIVAERLGELLISEATLLRGVSDEIKKVERELERMQCFLEEADIIQNRDKRVRKWVAEIKELAFKIEDVIETFAMDVANKQPRSCLMQMLKKVACFLCELKSRHDIATEINDIKDKLVELTACLQRYGITKGLEEGTTSNSLVNLRSRRIFYSHDVDKDFTGMKEDIDKLIPQLMEADNDCEVISICGMGGQGKTTLAKRLYNHATIRAHFKAFAWVCITQQFDRQKVFRRVLKELGNKEVSEKMTVEELVGELYKLQKETNCLVVIDDIWTVDSWKILKPAFPIGETSSGSKILLTTRYQNVANTGQMHKVIGLTADEGWELLSKKAGIHNLPEEMDALKSIGMNMVKRCKLLPLAISSLGGILKGKSLREWEKINKDISFYLAKGERVANDDEYYNVRQVLGLSYDSLPPVLRYCFLCFANYEEDEVISTEDLYMYWMAEGLISVDDKAKGDMMLDVAERYLDELAHRSLVQVETREFEGEYWSKYKTCRIHDLIRDLCLSKVEEEKVINAIHFPKKTEDESQASIEPALCIRPPGDKNVFRPSIVRRLYIRSYYNVNTSMIKPYDQHVISHIRSLLIWKGYIYGIPGVWPEDILCLKKFKLLRVLVVNGYEFKEANQKQIRSISKLVYLKYLSLRHCSLKELPSTIGNLRNLETLDLRLDADEARIPDVLWRLTKLKHLYLPAYKLSPETKLKKLKLKGLNELEFIRNYNSDYCDASDLPALASLKVFDGKFIVNDKFTMETVDFTRSKQMRHTTLHIEGEGESSLALLLQCQFIDDLTVKMTCIIPEAYDHTRTHLSERLTKLCMYECDMEKDPMTLLQKLPNLRHLSLGYRAYWGKEMVCSSMGFPKLQGLKLMYLINLETWRVDEGAMPNLSSLEVSGCQKLKMLPEGLSHLKALKSLKMSSMLKSFTDRIKEVDGARGQDMDKVSHIPNIIITI